A genomic window from Exiguobacterium acetylicum DSM 20416 includes:
- a CDS encoding DEAD/DEAH box helicase, protein MTRTRFNDFNLSTPILDSIEQLGYTTPTEVQQSVIPVVLSGKDVIVKSRTGSGKTASFAIPLCELVEWEENKPQVLVLTPTRELALQVKEDIMNIGRYKRIKATAVFGKQPFRGQVTELKQKTHVVVGTPGRVRDHIERGTLSLEKVRYVVLDEADEMLNMGFLDQVDAILSELPKERMTLLFSATFPEDIEQLSDRYMEAPKRIEAGETVVSTIMHSYIPVTDKTKFAILKDVLVAENPDRCMIFCRTKEHVDFVANGLRAHDYPVEAIHGGMEQDDRLDAMKAFRAGKFRILVATDVAARGIDIENITHVIQYDLPVERESYVHRTGRTGRAGAAGQAISLVTPADERRLKEIEQYHGKLTRRQAPTEKDLMRTADAFEEKMATEDTRSSKTEQLDADIMKLFFNGGKKKKLRAVDFVGTIAKIEGVTADDIGIISIQDTLTYVDILNGKGPLVLRAMKTTKVKGKQLKVYEAFKK, encoded by the coding sequence ATGACACGTACACGATTCAATGATTTTAACTTAAGCACACCGATTCTCGATTCAATCGAGCAACTCGGCTACACGACACCAACCGAAGTTCAACAATCCGTCATTCCGGTCGTACTATCTGGAAAAGATGTCATCGTCAAATCACGGACGGGGAGCGGAAAGACGGCATCGTTTGCGATCCCACTGTGTGAACTCGTCGAGTGGGAAGAAAATAAACCACAAGTTTTAGTCTTGACGCCAACACGTGAGCTGGCTTTGCAGGTCAAAGAAGACATCATGAACATCGGTCGTTATAAGCGGATCAAAGCGACTGCCGTCTTCGGCAAGCAACCGTTCCGCGGGCAAGTCACGGAGCTCAAGCAAAAGACACACGTCGTCGTCGGTACACCGGGTCGCGTACGCGATCATATCGAGCGGGGCACGTTATCGCTTGAGAAAGTCCGTTACGTCGTCTTAGATGAAGCGGATGAAATGCTGAATATGGGCTTCTTAGATCAAGTCGATGCCATCTTGTCCGAGTTACCAAAAGAGCGGATGACACTATTGTTCTCTGCGACCTTCCCAGAAGACATCGAACAGTTGAGTGACCGTTACATGGAGGCACCAAAACGGATCGAAGCGGGTGAAACCGTCGTCTCAACGATTATGCATAGTTATATTCCGGTGACGGATAAGACGAAGTTCGCCATTTTAAAAGATGTCCTGGTCGCTGAAAACCCGGATCGTTGCATGATCTTCTGTCGGACGAAAGAACACGTTGATTTCGTCGCGAATGGTCTACGCGCACATGACTATCCGGTTGAAGCGATCCATGGTGGGATGGAACAAGACGATCGACTTGATGCGATGAAAGCCTTCCGTGCCGGGAAGTTCCGAATTCTCGTCGCAACAGACGTCGCAGCACGCGGCATCGATATTGAAAACATCACGCATGTCATCCAGTATGATCTCCCTGTCGAACGGGAAAGTTACGTGCACCGGACCGGTCGGACGGGACGTGCAGGAGCAGCAGGACAAGCGATCAGTCTCGTCACGCCGGCAGACGAACGTCGTCTCAAGGAAATCGAGCAGTATCACGGGAAGCTGACTCGTCGCCAAGCACCGACAGAAAAGGACTTGATGCGGACAGCGGATGCGTTCGAAGAGAAGATGGCGACGGAAGATACGCGTTCTTCGAAAACGGAGCAGCTTGATGCGGACATCATGAAATTGTTCTTTAACGGCGGGAAAAAGAAAAAACTCCGTGCCGTCGACTTCGTTGGAACGATCGCGAAGATTGAAGGCGTCACAGCAGACGACATCGGCATCATCTCGATTCAGGATACGTTGACGTATGTCGATATCCTCAACGGGAAAGGTCCGCTTGTCCTCCGGGCGATGAAGACGACGAAGGTCAAAGGGAAACAATTGAAAGTGTACGAAGCATTCAAGAAATAA
- the rlmN gene encoding 23S rRNA (adenine(2503)-C(2))-methyltransferase RlmN: protein MNKPSIYGLTLEQMTEWLSNQGHKPFRAKQVWDWLYRKRVTTFAEMTNVNKDCLELLDQSFTIDSMTEAVKQESADGTIKFLFKLYDGNLIETVLMRHKYGLSVCVTTQVGCNIGCSFCASGLIKKSRDLSAGEIVEQIMNVQHHLDAVGNEERVSHVVVMGIGEPFDNFDNMVDFLNVIKDHNGLAIGARHITVSTSGLADKIYKFADLKLQVNLAISLHAPNNELRTQIMKINRAIPLEKLMPAIDYYVQTTNRKITIEYILLRGVNDQKEHAVELAKLFEDKRHLTYVNLIPYNPVDEHGQYQRSTSEDITTFYDTLKKNGLNCGVRLEHGTDIDAACGQLRSKQIKKDKVASK, encoded by the coding sequence ATGAATAAACCATCCATTTATGGATTAACGCTTGAGCAGATGACAGAATGGTTATCGAATCAAGGGCACAAACCATTCCGTGCCAAACAAGTATGGGACTGGCTCTACCGTAAACGTGTCACGACTTTCGCGGAAATGACGAATGTCAACAAGGATTGCCTTGAGTTGTTAGATCAGAGTTTTACGATTGACTCGATGACAGAAGCGGTCAAGCAAGAATCAGCAGACGGAACAATCAAGTTCCTTTTCAAATTATATGATGGCAACTTGATTGAAACGGTTCTGATGCGTCATAAGTACGGTCTTTCTGTCTGTGTTACGACGCAGGTTGGCTGTAACATCGGCTGTAGCTTCTGTGCAAGTGGTCTCATCAAGAAGAGCCGTGACTTGTCAGCAGGCGAAATCGTCGAGCAGATCATGAACGTCCAGCATCACCTCGATGCCGTCGGTAACGAAGAACGTGTCAGCCACGTCGTCGTCATGGGTATCGGTGAACCGTTCGATAACTTCGACAACATGGTCGACTTCTTGAACGTCATCAAGGACCACAATGGTCTTGCGATCGGCGCGCGTCACATCACGGTTTCAACAAGTGGTTTGGCAGACAAGATCTACAAGTTTGCTGACTTGAAACTCCAAGTCAACTTAGCGATCTCACTTCACGCACCAAACAATGAATTGCGTACGCAAATCATGAAAATCAACCGGGCGATCCCGCTTGAGAAATTGATGCCAGCGATCGATTATTACGTTCAAACGACGAACCGTAAAATCACGATCGAGTACATCTTGCTTCGTGGCGTCAACGACCAAAAAGAACATGCAGTCGAACTCGCAAAACTGTTCGAAGACAAACGTCACCTGACGTATGTCAACTTGATTCCGTACAACCCAGTCGATGAGCACGGTCAATATCAGCGCAGTACGTCTGAAGATATCACGACGTTCTACGATACGTTGAAAAAGAACGGCTTGAACTGTGGTGTTCGTCTCGAGCACGGAACAGACATCGATGCGGCATGTGGTCAATTACGTAGTAAGCAAATCAAAAAAGATAAAGTAGCATCCAAATAA
- a CDS encoding ABC transporter permease subunit — protein sequence MIVLIRSLFKQVRKPVLAYAIGTSLYLLMLALLYPSMMKTGLLEAKLEALPPEVLKAFQYDKVTGFDNVLDLLGGNYYGLIFQVIASLFLLSLAARLVARPIDNGELIVYLAAPITRNAYTFAVAIVMGIASMVLVGLNGLVLMVADWWMTDISINDVILWRIQLNALLLLLAIGAFTLFVATLFDEERRAFSLAGSVLVLSIVLTILSELSDKTEWLRYLSVFSLFNTTQLLEGTDHFLLHSILLLILCLVFLTGAFVQFGRRSLSI from the coding sequence GTGATAGTGCTGATCCGCTCTTTATTCAAGCAGGTCAGAAAGCCCGTGCTTGCTTACGCGATTGGAACGAGTCTCTACTTATTGATGCTTGCGTTGCTTTATCCATCGATGATGAAGACCGGTTTGCTAGAAGCGAAGCTAGAAGCGTTACCTCCGGAGGTCTTAAAAGCATTTCAATACGATAAGGTGACAGGATTCGATAATGTACTGGATCTGCTCGGTGGGAACTATTATGGACTGATTTTTCAAGTCATTGCGAGTCTATTCCTGCTCTCATTAGCAGCGCGCCTCGTTGCGCGACCGATCGACAACGGAGAGCTGATCGTCTATCTCGCAGCCCCGATCACACGGAATGCGTATACGTTTGCTGTCGCGATCGTCATGGGTATCGCAAGTATGGTTCTCGTAGGACTGAATGGACTTGTCTTGATGGTGGCTGACTGGTGGATGACAGATATTTCAATCAATGACGTCATCTTATGGCGGATTCAACTCAATGCGCTATTGTTACTCTTGGCGATCGGTGCCTTTACGTTATTCGTTGCGACGTTATTTGATGAAGAACGTCGTGCTTTTTCGCTTGCTGGTAGTGTACTGGTTCTATCGATCGTCTTGACGATTCTGTCGGAACTAAGTGACAAGACTGAGTGGCTCCGTTATCTATCCGTCTTCTCCTTATTCAACACGACGCAACTATTAGAAGGAACCGATCATTTTCTTCTTCACTCCATTCTTTTACTCATCCTCTGTCTCGTGTTCTTGACCGGGGCATTTGTTCAATTCGGGCGTCGGAGTCTGTCGATTTGA
- a CDS encoding ABC transporter ATP-binding protein, with translation MIRLEHVTKEFAPGRGIFDVSFTVDPGTIFGFIGPNGSGKSTTLRHLMGLLAADDGKATIGGFDCWKQSKEVKQLVGYLPGEISLPGDMTGADMLDLMQRLHRSDPARRQLLLKRFPFETKTKIRKMSKGMKQKLALVGCFMKDAPVYLLDEPTSGLDPLMQERFLEWIEQEKHAGKAILMSSHHFPEMEKSCDRAALIKAGRIIVESDIHELVRSSRKTYTIVFRTEVEAAQFAMQVGVESKRLEVSFQTDETLSLNQAIAYLTQYDVRLIRPSADDLEQVFLHYYGEEESS, from the coding sequence ATGATCCGTTTGGAGCATGTCACGAAAGAGTTTGCACCGGGGCGTGGGATATTTGATGTCAGTTTTACAGTTGATCCGGGTACGATATTCGGTTTCATCGGACCAAACGGATCTGGAAAATCAACGACACTCCGACATTTGATGGGACTACTGGCTGCGGACGATGGAAAGGCGACGATCGGTGGTTTTGATTGCTGGAAGCAAAGTAAAGAAGTGAAGCAATTGGTCGGTTATTTGCCGGGAGAAATTAGTTTGCCTGGAGACATGACGGGAGCAGACATGCTGGATTTGATGCAACGACTACACCGTAGCGATCCGGCACGGCGACAACTGTTGTTGAAACGCTTTCCCTTTGAGACGAAGACAAAAATCCGTAAGATGTCAAAAGGGATGAAACAAAAACTGGCACTTGTCGGTTGCTTTATGAAGGACGCACCCGTCTATCTCCTTGATGAGCCGACCAGTGGACTGGATCCTTTGATGCAGGAGCGTTTTTTAGAGTGGATCGAACAGGAGAAGCATGCTGGAAAAGCGATTCTGATGAGTTCACACCACTTTCCGGAGATGGAAAAATCGTGCGATCGAGCGGCTTTAATCAAAGCAGGGCGCATCATCGTCGAATCGGATATTCATGAGTTGGTTCGATCGAGTCGAAAGACATACACGATCGTCTTCCGAACGGAGGTGGAGGCGGCACAGTTCGCGATGCAAGTCGGTGTTGAATCGAAGCGGCTGGAAGTCAGTTTTCAAACGGACGAGACACTGAGCTTAAATCAGGCGATCGCTTATTTGACCCAGTATGATGTACGGCTGATTCGTCCGTCAGCAGATGATTTAGAACAGGTCTTCTTGCATTATTATGGAGAGGAGGAATCGTCGTGA
- a CDS encoding SAM-dependent methyltransferase, with protein sequence MNEQEYDQRLRIETIEMQHLYGVFSHYNRYEPTPYAALDELCETYLFQKQDTVIDFGCGKGRLNFYLHDRFDCSVIGIEMNGQFYEDALQNMVNYQSRRKRRSGSVRFEQAYAEQYVIPEDANKFYFFNPFSSQIFMKVVDHILSSVERSSRSVDLILYYPTDEYREYLERHTVFEQVDEIRLRDLYEKNHDERFVIYRFDPNKLLQNGYEYSDEKNRG encoded by the coding sequence ATGAATGAACAGGAATATGATCAACGATTACGAATCGAGACCATTGAGATGCAACACCTTTACGGTGTGTTTAGTCACTACAATCGATATGAACCAACGCCTTATGCGGCACTAGACGAATTATGCGAAACGTATCTGTTTCAAAAACAGGACACTGTCATTGATTTCGGGTGTGGGAAAGGGCGTTTGAACTTTTACTTACACGACCGATTCGATTGTTCCGTCATCGGAATCGAGATGAACGGACAATTTTATGAGGACGCGCTCCAGAATATGGTGAACTATCAAAGTCGACGGAAGCGACGTTCCGGAAGTGTACGATTTGAACAAGCGTATGCCGAGCAATACGTCATTCCGGAGGATGCGAACAAGTTTTATTTCTTTAATCCATTCTCTTCTCAAATTTTCATGAAAGTAGTCGATCACATCTTAAGTTCGGTCGAGCGGTCCTCGCGCTCGGTTGATCTCATCTTGTATTACCCGACCGATGAATACCGGGAATATTTAGAGCGACATACCGTATTCGAGCAAGTCGATGAGATTCGATTACGAGACCTCTATGAAAAAAATCATGACGAGCGGTTCGTCATCTATCGCTTTGATCCGAACAAACTGCTTCAAAACGGGTATGAATACAGTGATGAGAAAAATAGGGGATGA
- a CDS encoding heme oxygenase gives MIVVTNRIKVKKGMAAALAPRFTRPSGLDTMDGFIRVEVLLTQNIEEHDEMNVNMYWEDMKSFQAWRESDDFKASHSRPASSEAGESPMLGSEILTYEVASVKERA, from the coding sequence ATGATCGTCGTTACGAACCGGATTAAAGTCAAAAAAGGGATGGCTGCAGCTCTCGCTCCTCGTTTTACGCGTCCAAGTGGACTTGATACGATGGACGGATTCATCCGCGTCGAGGTCTTATTGACGCAAAACATCGAAGAACATGATGAGATGAACGTCAACATGTACTGGGAAGACATGAAGAGTTTTCAAGCATGGCGGGAGAGTGACGATTTCAAAGCGTCACATAGTCGACCTGCGAGTAGTGAGGCAGGAGAATCGCCAATGCTCGGCAGCGAGATTCTGACCTATGAAGTTGCCTCGGTCAAAGAACGCGCATGA
- a CDS encoding uracil-DNA glycosylase family protein, with protein sequence MNSLTIFEQAIRSLPDDRTLRRDELWTDDFLLQQENELTVYYSPIGEYVNAEAKVVIIGITPGFEQMRIAFEEATDALHHGVSLEETARLVKYTASFAGTMRRNLVQMLDTLELPALLGIETTASLFHQHQKLLQPTSLLKQPVFYREKNYSGHQPKINRSPLLRHYAEEHFVAEINQLREPALLIPLGRVVETQVRGLIHDGRIEQHQLLSGFPHPSGANGHRKKQFEENQAYLMKQLIQHFAE encoded by the coding sequence ATGAATTCATTAACTATATTTGAACAAGCCATTCGTAGCTTACCTGATGATCGTACGTTACGACGTGATGAATTATGGACGGATGATTTTTTATTGCAACAGGAGAACGAACTGACCGTCTATTACTCTCCGATTGGAGAATATGTCAATGCTGAAGCAAAAGTCGTCATCATCGGGATCACACCAGGTTTTGAACAGATGCGAATCGCTTTCGAAGAAGCGACGGACGCACTCCATCATGGTGTTTCATTAGAAGAGACGGCACGCCTCGTCAAATATACAGCAAGCTTTGCTGGAACGATGCGACGTAACCTCGTTCAGATGCTCGATACACTCGAACTTCCAGCATTGCTCGGAATCGAGACGACGGCTAGCTTATTTCATCAACATCAAAAATTATTGCAACCGACGTCACTGTTAAAGCAACCCGTCTTTTATCGCGAAAAGAATTACTCGGGTCATCAACCGAAGATCAATCGCAGCCCTTTATTGAGGCACTACGCGGAAGAACACTTCGTCGCTGAAATCAATCAATTACGCGAACCGGCGCTATTGATTCCGCTTGGTCGGGTCGTCGAGACGCAAGTCCGCGGATTGATTCATGATGGACGAATCGAACAGCATCAGCTTCTTTCCGGCTTCCCCCACCCATCTGGCGCGAACGGTCATCGAAAAAAACAATTCGAGGAAAACCAAGCCTATTTGATGAAACAGCTCATTCAACATTTTGCCGAATAA
- a CDS encoding Na+/H+ antiporter NhaC family protein: MVNYSDSIIALVPALLAILLAIFTRKVVLSLGVGILVGALLLHRFNPIDTVTYLGKNIFSLFWADGALNEWNVLLLVFLLLLGVLSTLIQTSGGARAFGEWAATHVKTARGARLVAFGLGILIFIDDYFNSLAVGNVSRPLTDRRGVSRAKLAYLIDSTAAPVCVISPLSSWGAFIISIIAGILTTHSITDYSAFSAFMMIVPMNFYAIFALLLTLYIAYSGVSVGPMKQHEHRAAKGELFDASKGTPMGMAKEVNEHTNGKVRDLVVPIVVLVIATISALLGTGAQALAADNRPFTLIGAFEATDVTRSLVAGVFISLIVAFLMLIGRKIPGRDYRASIVAGMRSMWPAVVILLFAWTIIAVIGDMKTGDYLASFISNSISASYLPFLLFLIAGLMAFSTGTSWGTFGIMLPIGADLVMAVDASLLLPTLAAVLAGSVFGDHCSPISDTTILSSTGAGSHHIDHVTTQLPYALVGAVTAAVGYLVIGFTESSVFGFIGALVTFVLFIVVLNVLSKKGETASDLQTD; this comes from the coding sequence ATGGTCAACTATTCAGATTCCATCATTGCCCTTGTACCTGCTTTACTAGCTATCTTATTAGCCATCTTTACGCGAAAGGTCGTTCTTTCGTTAGGTGTCGGCATTCTCGTCGGCGCCCTGTTACTCCACCGTTTTAACCCGATCGATACGGTAACCTATCTCGGCAAGAACATCTTCAGCCTGTTTTGGGCAGACGGTGCCTTGAACGAGTGGAACGTCTTATTACTTGTCTTCTTGTTATTGCTTGGCGTCCTTTCCACATTGATTCAGACATCAGGTGGCGCTCGCGCCTTCGGTGAATGGGCTGCTACGCACGTCAAAACGGCGCGTGGTGCACGCTTAGTTGCCTTCGGACTCGGTATCTTGATTTTCATCGATGATTACTTCAACAGTCTCGCTGTCGGAAACGTTAGTCGTCCGTTAACAGATCGCCGCGGTGTCTCACGAGCAAAGCTTGCCTATTTGATTGACTCAACGGCTGCACCTGTTTGTGTCATCAGTCCGCTTTCGAGTTGGGGAGCATTTATCATCTCCATCATCGCCGGTATCTTAACGACGCACTCGATTACGGATTACTCAGCGTTTAGTGCCTTCATGATGATCGTTCCAATGAACTTCTATGCGATTTTCGCGTTACTGTTAACACTTTACATCGCTTACTCTGGCGTCTCTGTCGGACCGATGAAACAACATGAACACCGTGCCGCGAAAGGTGAACTTTTTGATGCCTCAAAAGGAACACCGATGGGGATGGCAAAAGAGGTCAACGAACATACGAACGGAAAAGTCCGGGATCTCGTCGTTCCGATCGTCGTTCTCGTCATTGCTACAATCAGTGCGTTACTCGGAACAGGTGCTCAGGCACTTGCTGCCGACAATCGCCCGTTTACTTTAATTGGAGCATTTGAGGCAACAGACGTCACACGTTCACTCGTCGCAGGTGTCTTCATCAGTTTAATCGTCGCTTTCCTGATGCTGATCGGACGAAAAATTCCGGGTCGCGATTACCGTGCAAGCATCGTCGCTGGTATGCGTTCGATGTGGCCAGCAGTCGTGATTCTGTTATTCGCTTGGACGATCATCGCTGTCATCGGTGACATGAAAACCGGTGACTATCTTGCAAGCTTCATCAGCAACTCGATTTCTGCTTCGTACTTGCCGTTCTTATTATTCTTGATTGCCGGCTTGATGGCATTCTCGACAGGAACAAGTTGGGGCACATTCGGGATCATGTTGCCAATCGGTGCGGATCTCGTCATGGCTGTCGATGCCTCACTCTTGTTACCGACGCTTGCTGCCGTTCTTGCTGGATCTGTCTTCGGTGACCATTGTTCACCGATTTCCGATACGACGATCCTCAGTTCGACAGGGGCTGGATCACATCATATCGACCACGTTACGACACAGTTACCGTATGCGCTAGTCGGTGCCGTCACTGCAGCAGTCGGTTATTTAGTCATCGGTTTCACGGAGTCTTCGGTCTTCGGTTTCATCGGAGCTCTTGTCACATTCGTACTCTTCATCGTCGTCTTGAACGTTCTCTCAAAAAAAGGAGAAACCGCTTCGGATTTACAGACGGATTAA
- the htpG gene encoding molecular chaperone HtpG — translation METKQFKAESKRLLEMMIHSIYTHKEIFLRELISNASDAMDKMYYKALTDETISFEKEHYKITIEPNKEARQLIIRDTGIGMTKEELEENLGTIAKSGSLAFKAENEAQDGHDIIGQFGVGFYSAFMVADVVTVVTKPFGSAVAYKWESRGVEGYTIEEVDKETVGTEITLHIKANEEEESYDEYLETYRLRSIIKKYSDFIRYPIEMKELERQPIEGSDETEEVEVVKTINSMVPIWRKNKRELTDKDYTNFYQEKRYGFDTPAKHIHISVDGAVRYQSILFIPEQAPYDYYSKEFEKGLELYANGVLIMEKCSDLLPDHFSFVKGMVDSEDLSLNISRELLQHDRQLKLIAKNIQSKIKTQLEALLREDRAKYETFYQAFGRQLKFGMYNDYGMHKEQVQDLILFYSAKEKKLITLAEYVAAMPEDQAHIYYAAGESTNRLDKLPQSELVRDKGYDILYFTEEIDEFAIQMLVTYNEKTFKSVTSSDLGIEAEEAETTDAQAEMFQAMQEVLSGQVKEVKASTRLKSHPVCFATDGAVSIEMEKILKAMPNNEGVEAVKILELNPSHAVFHSLETAYQNDRSKFERYTKLMYQQALLVEGLPLEDPVAFANDVCLLMV, via the coding sequence ATGGAAACGAAACAATTTAAGGCGGAATCAAAACGATTGCTGGAGATGATGATTCATTCCATCTATACGCATAAGGAGATTTTCCTGCGCGAATTGATCTCGAATGCAAGTGACGCCATGGATAAGATGTACTATAAAGCATTGACGGACGAGACGATTTCGTTCGAGAAGGAACACTACAAAATTACGATTGAACCAAACAAAGAAGCGCGTCAACTGATCATTCGTGATACGGGAATCGGAATGACGAAAGAAGAACTAGAAGAGAATCTCGGTACGATCGCGAAGAGTGGATCGCTTGCCTTCAAGGCAGAGAACGAGGCACAAGATGGTCATGATATCATTGGTCAATTCGGTGTCGGATTCTATTCTGCATTCATGGTCGCAGACGTCGTCACCGTCGTTACGAAACCGTTCGGCAGTGCAGTCGCTTATAAATGGGAATCTCGTGGTGTCGAAGGTTATACGATCGAGGAGGTCGACAAAGAAACCGTCGGAACGGAGATTACGCTCCACATCAAGGCGAACGAGGAAGAAGAATCGTATGACGAATACCTCGAGACATATCGTTTGCGCAGTATCATCAAAAAATACTCGGACTTCATCCGTTATCCGATCGAGATGAAGGAACTCGAACGTCAGCCAATCGAAGGCAGTGATGAGACGGAAGAGGTCGAAGTCGTCAAGACGATCAACAGCATGGTGCCGATCTGGCGGAAGAACAAACGGGAATTGACAGACAAGGACTATACGAACTTCTACCAAGAGAAGCGGTATGGTTTTGACACACCGGCAAAACACATTCATATCAGTGTCGATGGTGCCGTTCGTTATCAATCGATCTTATTCATTCCGGAGCAGGCACCGTACGATTATTATTCGAAGGAATTTGAAAAAGGTCTCGAGCTTTATGCGAATGGTGTCTTGATCATGGAAAAATGCAGTGACTTGCTGCCGGACCATTTCAGTTTCGTCAAAGGAATGGTCGACTCGGAGGACTTATCGCTCAACATCTCGCGTGAACTTCTACAACACGATCGTCAATTGAAGCTGATCGCGAAAAACATCCAAAGTAAGATCAAGACACAACTTGAAGCCCTCTTGCGTGAAGATCGCGCGAAGTACGAAACGTTCTATCAAGCGTTCGGACGTCAGCTGAAGTTCGGTATGTACAATGATTACGGCATGCACAAGGAACAGGTGCAGGACCTCATCCTCTTCTACTCGGCGAAGGAGAAGAAGTTGATCACACTCGCGGAATACGTCGCAGCGATGCCAGAAGATCAAGCGCATATCTACTACGCCGCTGGTGAGAGTACGAATCGTTTAGATAAGTTACCACAATCCGAGCTCGTCCGTGATAAAGGATACGACATCTTGTACTTCACGGAAGAGATCGATGAGTTCGCGATCCAGATGCTCGTGACGTACAACGAGAAGACGTTCAAGTCGGTCACGAGCAGCGATCTAGGGATTGAAGCAGAAGAAGCGGAGACGACGGACGCACAAGCAGAGATGTTCCAAGCGATGCAGGAAGTGCTAAGTGGACAAGTCAAGGAAGTTAAGGCATCGACGCGTCTCAAATCGCATCCCGTCTGTTTTGCGACGGATGGCGCCGTCTCGATCGAGATGGAGAAAATCCTGAAGGCGATGCCGAATAACGAAGGGGTAGAAGCGGTCAAGATTCTTGAATTGAATCCGTCACACGCGGTATTCCACTCTCTTGAAACGGCGTATCAAAACGATCGTTCGAAATTCGAGCGCTATACCAAACTGATGTATCAACAAGCATTGCTTGTCGAAGGGCTTCCACTCGAGGATCCAGTAGCGTTTGCGAATGATGTGTGTTTACTGATGGTGTGA